The genomic DNA CtaacaggaggaggaacagtTCGTACTGGCGAGCTCGAAGCACTGGCATTCGCGGATGCAGGGTGAAGGCTCTGGAGCGTTAACTTGTCTTTGGGTCGCATCGCTGGTATTGGAGGGGGCTCGCGGGGCGTTGTGGTTGAGGGACTCGGATCCCGCTCACGGAGTCGACCAGGCTTCGGGGCCggcgccggcgccggcgtTGGGGATGCATTTCGGGTTGGTGTACCGGGTTGCGGGTCGCCGGGCTTGGTGGTCAAGCCTTCAAACTTTGCCAATAGCGACGAGACAGGTCTCTGTGAAAGACGGACATGGTCAGCTCTGAGATCTACCATAGTaccccagcaacaccagaacAACACCGCCTTTGACCTCACTCACAATCGACGAGCCGTCAGTCCCGTTGTCAGCTGGGGGATCCATGGTGATCTAGGTCCGTTGCGAACTATGGTTTCTGGATCGCTCTGCCCATAACACTCTTTGAAGCTCCTTCAGCCAGAGCGTATCCGTATTGTTGGGTGTTTTGTGTAtcgttggtgatgctgaacGGAGCGTGCGATGAGTAGCAGAACGGTTGAGAGCGGTCGCGTGTTTGTCGTCAATGCCAATACCCGAAATTCCAAGGGAGACGGTTGATGGTTGTGTTCTATGCGAACCGCTGCGGCgggcgggtggagggggcTCTTTTGGCTGGGGCAGAGCAGTGTTGGTGCTGGATCTGGATACTAGATACGGATAGTGGGGACGTGAGTGCCCCGTGGCCGATCCGGGACTGCGTGTTAGGGGATAGAATGACGATGTTCCGTAAAGGTACTTCAAAGAGAGGTCCGAGACGCACACTTGATCCGAAGTTTCGAACAGGAACAACTCATACTCTAGTAACTCTACATCTGTCCAGCCCCACTTAGACTGTAAAGAGCCCCTTTTGGCCGCCGCAAGCAGCCACTCTGGAAAGCGAAACACGTATGGAAGTCCAGATGGAAGACTTCGGCCACTTTTGTTGGCAGGCTAATTTTGGGTCTGGATTGGCCGTGTAATGTCGTGCCTGTCCATTCGATGCACATAGCTTGCTTCCAGAAACTCTTGGCTGTAATGCGTTCTCAGCCAGAGTCGTTTCCCCTGAAAATTGTTCGCAAATGTTGGATTGAGCAATGAGCCCACGCCAACAGGCGGCCCAGTGAACGTTTTCAAGCCACTGAGGACGCCCTTTCCATGTCAAATCACAAGAAAGGAGGCACTAGCTACGAGTACATGAACAATGACCATGTGTAAATAACAGGTGAGCCTGTGTTTTATATCAGAGAAAGATGGAAACCTGCATGGTGAGCACCCCCCAACAAATCCATGTTtcaagatggtggtgaggttccGGTGCGCCACAGCCCACTATAAATGGCGGGGTGGTCCAAGCTTGCTGCACGCTGGCAAAGCCGTTGAGGCTGTCGGGCGGCGGGACCCTAATGGCCGAGGCCTACTCAACTCTACGGTGCCGCATTGACCACTCAGATCAGTCGAGGGGAGCTAGGCCCTTATCCTGCACATCACCCCATTATGAAGTATTGTCGACAAAGGTCTTTTTAGACGAAGATAGCTCGGGACCTGCATCCATTGGCGTGgatttttctctctctctctctgtctctccctCGCAACGGATCTCACAGCAAAGTTGACTTCCTACCATCATCCAAACCATATAGTTCTGGTACAGACAGCAAAATGAACACTGTACGTATTTCTCAGAAGATATTATGACGTAGCAGTTTCGACTGACAACCTGCGCTCTCTAGGTTAAATCTTTCTGGTACGCTCCGAGATACGGACTCCATGCCGAACCTGCTGATTGACACGGCGAACTAGGGCGGGCTGGGGCGCATTGTGCTTGGGTATACCAGTCCCAGTTCTCAACATGTAGAGCACACTTGCTGACCTTGCAtagccggcggcggcgcatACTATTTCGCGAAGCAAGGCATCGATGCTGACAGGCGTGCTCGCCTCGAGGAGCAGCGCAAGAGAAAGAGCATGGTTGAATCGCTCGAGTACTCGCAGAATGTCCCGACCCAGCCaatttcttcttcagcaatGGGTGGTTCTGCCTCAGTCCCACCTCGCCAGGGCACACCAGCGAGGACAGACACAGTCGGCTCACCAAGCCTAGAGACGGGCAATGATCCGGCGCCTACAAGGCATGCGCCTGCTaccgaggccgagagggTAGTTGAGAAGAGCAAGTACGAAGCCAGTGTGCCGTTCCGCAGTCCGAAGGGTGACCGGTTCTCATaaggggtttggtggtggactgGCTGGGTTTAGGTGGACAGACAGGCGGTGGATGACGGGTTGAACACGAGTCGTGGACCTTGACTAGCCGAACATCGGAAGACACCGGAGGGAAAGCCAGAATCGAATTTGAGATTGTATaagacaacagcaaccttcCTTTCTCTTGATTAATAGCCCTCACGATTCGGTCCTTCCGATGATGAGAGACCTAGCATCTTTTCATCCAACCTGAAGATTTTGGTAGGCATACTTGCCTACTGGAAACAAAAAGCCTCACGTGGTAAGGTAGTTGTCATTTCTCAGTCCAAATGAAGATTGTATCAAATCATAGCAGCAAATATTTTGTCCCCGAGGCTCACCCACCGTATGCACACTGTACTGGGTGAATTAAGCATGCATAGATGTGGGGTTATTGTGCCGGGGTAGGGGTGCTGTGAGCCGGCTTGGCGCGACTTGACTTggttcaacctcctccaaataATTATTTGCGAATCTACCGAAACCACAAGGGTGCTCACTCAGTATCAACAGAACCCCAAGCGTGGCAACAACGCCCCCCAGCCTTCACGATGGAGTCGGCGTCCAAAGAGTTGACCATCTCAAAGACGCTGCTCACCTCGGCTCTCTTTCGCCCTGATCCAGTCTCCTGTCCGCGCAATGACATCGAGTCTATGCTCGCGCTCCTCAACTCGACCATTGCCGAGTGCTCGCCCACCAATGTCCAGGTTTGATAATACGCTTTGTTCCATAGCTTGTTTGCCCGTTGAGAGACCTGATGGCTAAGTCGCACCGCGTCAGAGATGCAAACAATGGGCTCTGAACAATCTGATTCCTTCGCCGAACCGGATCTCCAACTTTTGCAAATACTTGGTCGCCCTTTCCAAGTCGATTGGCCAGGACAAAGATGTCACCGCACAATCAGCAAGTAATCGCGTGTCCTCGGCAAGGCGACGCCGGCTACACATACTCTATATTCTCAACGACTTGCTCTATCACGTCAAGTATCGAAACCGCGATGACGGCTTTGCCCAGAAGCTAGAGCCCGCATTGCCTGCTTTGTTCAAGAGCGCTGCCGCCTTCAACAATTGCCCCAAACACATTCGAAAACTACGAGACCTGGTCAGCCTGTGGGAAGAGAACCAGTACTTTCCCCAGGGACACATTCACGAGCTCCGAACAGCAGTGGAAACGCCAGTCGAGGAGGACGCAGCTAAGGACGCCGAGCAGACTGTCGCCTCAGACGCTTCTGCGGCTAAGCTGGCAAAATCAGCCCCATTCATCATGCCAGCAATGCACGGAGACCCTTCGGTGCCGTGGTACGACCTTCCTGCAGGCACTTGGCTTCCACATCTCCAAAAGAACTCGACCAAGTCGATAAACCCGTCGGTAATCAAGCCGCTGGAGTTGGTCAAGGGACCAGCGGAACCGAACCTAGTGGAAGCAGTCAAgagcctccttctcgatATCGACAAGATCTACTCTAATGAAGCGGACTTTGGCGAGACGCCACGAGACATTGGTCagatgggagaggtggtcGAGATTGACGAAATCACGGGCGATATCATTGGAGGTGACACCTACTATGGTTGGTCTCGGCAGTTTTGCAATAACATGAAGGCGCGGAAGCGGAACGGTGGACGACAGAACGAGCGGGATGATAGTAGAGGTAGAAGACGGACGCGATCATCGCGTTCGTACAGCCGGTCACCCAGTCGATCTCGCAGTCGTAGTGGACGCCGCGGCGGCCACAGTGTGTCGAGCAGGAGCTCAGATCGGCCTGCTTTCAAACGCCAGCGAGTCTCGGAATCACCACCCAGCGGTAGAAGTCGGTCTAGACGTCGACGCAGAGATgcgagcaggagcaggagcaggagcaggagcaggagcaggagcaggagcaggagcaggagcgaGAGCAGAAACAGATCTAGATCCCACACTGATCAATCACGGTCACgatcaagatcaagatcacACTCCAGCCGGGGCGCTCGTTCAAGAAGACATCGCAGCCGGAGTTGCTCCCGATCCCGGTCCAGATCAAGGTCTCGTTCTCGTTCTCGATCCCTCTCCAGATCCCGTACCCACAGCGGCCGAAGCAGAAGCCCAATAGGAAGCTTCCCCAAAAGCCCAAGCTActtcccaccaccgtccAGAGATCGGATATCACAACCTGGCCATCAAGCTTATCCAAGtcaaccaccgccgccactgCAAACCCAGCCGGTTTATGTACCGCCCACTGGCAACTTTCCCGGCGGATATCTTCCGCCGAACTACCTAGGGGCAGGATTACCGATGCCgctcccgccaccgccgaatTACACCgggccttggcctcctgcGCCTCCGCCACCGGGTGGTATACCTCAGGGGTTTTTCTCTGGGattccgccgcctcctcctcctcctcctcctcctccgggaatggggatgggatttcagggggttgggctgggagggggggtcaTGGAGTGCCGCCTCCTCTTTCGCCGCCGACGGGGCCGCAGGAGGGGTATCAGGGTGGGTGGCAGCAGGGACGTGGGGAAATAATGGGGGTATAATGgtaggggtggtgggaggggaggtggtaaTAGGGGGGGCTATGGACAGAAGAGGTGGTGAGATGTCTGATCAGGGGAGTGGGATATTAGACATGGCTTTTGGTGCCCAATCTATATAGCCACTGATTGACAGAATGGGAAGATTTTGAGAAAATATATCATGTTTTTTGGATTTTGGTAAACACCTGAAACGTTTTTTTATTTGACCAGTATGTTGCCGTCTTGGTGATCGGATTCCTCTTTGGAAGGATACCTCTTTGCAAGGATACACACAAGGCCGGCAAGGTTAAGAAAACAACGTCATGGATGACAGCCGGACGAAAAGCCTAGCCTGATGGCAAGGGAATGACTATATATAATTCAAAAAGCAACTGGATGGTGGGAAAGGAAGGGTATTTTGTCGTTTGATGGCGAGGGATATACCTATGCGGCCTTTTGGCGGCAGGATATAGAGTATGTCTTGTGGTGTGAGTCACTGTCACTGTGTTGACTGGAGATATTAATTCTGGTTTTTgggagtgggtgagtggGCTCTTGTGGGTGGAAAATACGGCAGTATGGAGCGTTGACCAAGTTGACGGCTTAATGGTTTGATGTGGTTCACGTCATAAAACACATGCACATTCTTCAGCAGCCCATGTGACATTTCAATCacctcgacttcttctcccttGTACACCATTTAACTCATTGCCACTAACACTACCAACTACAGCTACGAATACAgctactttttttcttttttcttacAGCACCTGAGCAGTGGGTGGGGAGCGGGGATCGTGAACAGTCTTCATCAGGGCAGGCAGGCCATACGTAGGTAGTCGTCAGGTTTCTCGTCACCAttggaaaaaagaagaagccatACCATCCATTCATTGTAGTAGGGGCCCCCGCTATAGAAGGAAGAACGAGCAGGTCTTTGAATAATAGAAGAAACGACAAACAAAAGTAACCGAACAAAAAAGAtaaagcagaagaagaagcaaaaaaaaaagagtgaGACACATAGTCGtccggagaagaagaatagaaaaagaaagaaaaaaagggaagagaggaaaatAACAACAATATTCGTCCAGAAGCTTCTCGGAAAGCAACCACACCCCCATTCTATTGCAACCCAAACCaatttccccttcctccctccgctctccccttttttttccgcttttccctctctccctcctccagcagtcGTCCCCTCCCTTGACCAGCCAACAAACACTTGCCTCTGTGATTTCATCTGGTGTCCCAAGTAGTAAACCCGGTACACAAGACTTTTCTGTATCTACAGCCCGGCCCACTCTTTCCATCCCGGTGTACCTTGCCCATTGAAAGGCGGAGAAACGGAGCGGGAAAGGGCTGAATGCTTCTTGAGGATCGATTATTGATTCGAGGCACAACGGCCAATAGCCCTTTTTGTTGTAATTTTGCCCACCACTCCAACCACCCATCCAGCCACCCTGAGCCCACTgaaaaccaaccaccaaaagcaGCAAGATAATAGCATACTCCCTCGCGTAGACTGAAATGAAGTAACCCCGATGCTATGTACTCCGTCGAAATCTGAATTATTAACAACAAAATCATCAGCATTCATTCCCCGCCTGAGCGGTCGTTGAACCGACTGGGTGCCGCCGTCTAATAAGCTCCAGTATCATGTTCGTCAACAGACATTGCGAGGTATTAGTAAAGCCAAACGCAGGGCTCGCGGCATGAGCCAAGGGGGAAGAGTGGTCGTGTGAATTGGGATCGGATGGAGATGACGACTTTCAGGAAAGGATGACCGCCTGTTGCCGAAGAGACtgtaattattttttatgCAGACCGATCGATCCAAAGATCACCGCTGCCCCCTGCCAGAGCCCGCCGAGTTCTGTCTCTCGTGCGTGGGCCGACGGTCTCTCCGGTCACCATCCTGGAGGTTGAGTGAATCCAGCCTCATCTGGTTGTCCTCGGTTGCGTCCACTTCGTTCAAAGCGGGCATTTGGGCTACGGCGGTCCGGGTTGGTGGGCCCCCAGCAGCCGAGCTCGTTCCATTGAGAGATTTCCGCCGGTTGGCTTGCTCTGCGATGGCAGCCCACTTTCTCTCGCGAAGAGCTTCCCTCGCGGATGCGCTGTTCTGCTGCTCTGTGTATTCATGCGAGCAGTCGTCAAACAGCTGGGGGTTGATCTCCATAAACAGCTTCATAGCATTGTACACCATGCCATGGATCGTCCTGCCAAAAGTTAATCCCATGCACGCGGTTGGGTCAGAAGACAAGTTACATACCTATTCCAATGGCCCTTGGAGTTCTCATACAGAGGGGCAAACATGATAGGGAGAATGATCTCAACGTTGTCGCTGACCAAGTTGCAGAAGTACTCGTTGTTCCAGAAGTAAAGAGCCCTTTCAGCGACCTGGAAGTGGGGACTGGCAACCGATTTGGCGAGCTGGTGGAAGAGAGGCTCCTGAACCTTGGCGAATTCGGCTGGGTCCATGACCTCGAAAATGTCTTCAACCTCATTGAGGAACATAACCTCCTTGGTACTATTGACTTTGGGCCAGTAACGCAACAAACCGAGAACCACCTCTTCTGTCAGGGAAGCATCCTTCTCGAGGAACTGAACAATGCAGTACGCAAGTTGAGGGTGGTACATGCTCAGGCTCTTGACTTTGTGGAGGGGAATCAGCACCCTGGTAAGGAACAGCTTGTGCTCCTCCTTCAGGGGCAGAGCAAAgccgttgatgatggaaCCGAGaatctccaacaactccgCGATGCCGTTAAAGCGCTCCGTCTCGTAGGTGAATTGGAAAAACACATTGTTGATCGAGCGGCGAATAAAGGATCGGAGGTTGAGGAATTTGCCGTAGATACGGTGGAGGGTGGTCTTCAAAAAGTCGCGCTCCCTAGGGTCCTCAGAATCAAACAACTCGAGAAGTTGGAGCACAAAGCTGTGATCAATGTATGCCTTGGCGATGTTTGTGTTGAAATCCTGGCTCTCAATGAACCGCAGAAAGAACTCGTACACGACCTGAATATGCGGCCAGGCAACCTCCAACACAGGCTCGTCCTCTTCGGGATCGAAGGCCTCGCCCTGAGGGTTCATGGGAGGCGGGATGGGGCGGAACAGGTTTTTGGCAAACATGCCAACCACGACTGGATACATGGGTTCTGTGATAACCTGACGGTTGTTGGCCACATAGTCCAAAAGCTCATGAAGCGCCAGcctcttgatctccttggACTTCATATCGGCACTAGCATCGTTGAAATCGAAGATGACGTTGCATTGATCAATCTTCTTCATGAACAGATCCTCGCGGCGTCCAGGGGGAACCTCGTGAAAGCCGgggagcttctcgagctcgcGATGAGCAGAGATGTCAAATCGTGACGAATGTTGCCGTCTCGGCGTCTTGGGGCCCTCGAGGACATCCTTGGGGGTTTGATGCAGTCGGTCAAACATCAGGGACTTTTGGCCGGCTTTCGGAGGGGCGAGGTCGTGGGGCATGGTTTCGGCGGCACCAGGCGGGGGGACGTGCTACAAGGAAGATGTACGTCAGTGTCAAGGTTCAGAGTATTGGCGCGAGCAGCGATTCTCACCGGAGCACTTgggctgatgatgacggtAGGCGGGAGAGTGCCGTGTCTAACGGGTGTGCTGCCTCCATTTGGCCCCGTTGTCTGACCTCCCAGGCTACCAAAACGATCCGGGCCACCGGCGTTCTGTCCGGCGCCAACCTGAGCGTTCAGGGTGGCATTTCCATGATCATCATGAACAGCGCTGTTGGGCGGCAGAGGCTTGTTCAAAGTCGATGTAGAACTGGACGGGGTCAGATTTGGCGACTGGTTGGCGTCCTTGGAGTTCGGCGAAGCCGTTCCGTCCTTCGAATCCTTATTCTTCTTGGAGGACTTGCTTGAGTCCCTGTCCCGACCTCGTGAGAGCTAAACACCCACTAAGATTAGCAGCCGAATCGAGACGCATTCATCCAAAGAGCAGACGGCGCAGAGAATGCACAAGGTGATGaatgttgaagatgggataCCTACGACTCTCTGGCTGAAACGCTTCATCTTGGTGGACAACAGCTTCTCGTCTGTGGGGCGGTTAGAGGCGCCCAACTCGACCCTACTGCTGGGAACAGAGCACGTCGTTCAGCGGTATGCTCGGGTAGGCAGGAAGGCAAGGGTCAGGCTATCCCGTGCAACGCGGTTGTTCTGGTGATCGAATGTTCCGACGAGTCCCGGGTTGTGCATTCACGCAATCGACACCGACAGACAGGTATGTGGTCGCTTCAGAGCGCGCCGGGGGTTCGTCGTGTTGCTGCCGGATGATCAAGACGGCGGGTCGGGGCACAGCTCTACCAATGGCGGGGCTTGAGCGGCGCagtcgaggaagaagctgagTTGTCGGGATCGGGTGCGGGTGCGGTGCTGGGTGCAGCGTGCGTTGCGTGATGGTGCTTGGTGCTTGGTGCTTGGTGCTTGCCAGCACGGACAAGGCAGGGCGATTGAGGAGAGCGGGTCCTACCCAAGGGCAGCAGATGACAGACGGAGGACGGAACAGCTACCAGAGCGACAATCGCAGCGGCAAGTTGGAGGATATAAGATGGGCTGCTGGAGAGATGTCGTCGCGATCTCAAGCTCGACTAGTGAATGCTCCAAGTTGGACCCGCACCTGTGATGTTTGAGTTGAATGTGATCCGAAGCTGGGGTAGTTTGGGAAATGGATGCTTGGGCTGGGCGTTCCAGGTGATAGGTGGTTTTGCGGGGCTGTTGGAGGGTTGAACGTGATGTTTTGGATTTGGCGTGTCTGGGTTAACTAAGGCGTATCACGCATTCACCTGCATACATGAGGCCTGCGCAGATGATGAATAGATTTCCTAGGATCTCGGGCCCGTCATAGGTGACGCTTTACGAGATAGTGGAATCCCGAAGTTCCAGCTGGTCAAGTTGAGACAACGGATTGGCACCTGGAGATGGGACCAAGGGGGAGACACGGGGAGTCGGACGTGCTGGAAATTAACCACCAGGCCCGCACTAAACGTGACACGAGGCTGAGCATAGGCTCATAGTCGATGTCCAGGTATCTTCCCATAACTGCAACGCTACTTCTCGATTGGCTATCTATCTGCCTATATCCCCATCTGCTACTTTGCGGTCATGATGCCCTCCAGGGCTGAAACTTTACAAAGTTGAACGCAATAGCTCGTCGAATTAAGAGCATGTTCACCTAACTCATAGATCTAGGTAACATATGTTGTAGAAGTGGGGCTACTGCTATTGTGATTCCTGCTCGTAGCCAACCCTAACAGAAGCTCAACCTTACCTCGTCATTTTTCGTAAACAACACTCGATCACAATACcaaccaaacaaaccacTTTCCTCGAGAAAATTGCTTTTGAAGCTACAAGGAGAATACACGACGATCAATGACGGGGAATTGATCCCCATCGTAAGGTTGCGCCACCAGCCTAACCGTTGAGCTTCGCTCTAGCTTTGACTTGCATTCAACAAGGCCGAAACAAAGCCCATTCCCCACAGCCAACCCTGCCGCTCGAACCCTGTTTGACACTCGCTTCTCACTCACGAACTCTTTTACACCCATTTTTGCGCTTCGATCTTTCACATCACGATCGAGATTCAACCATAATCGCGCGATTCATCATGGATCCAGAAACCCAGAAAGATAAAGAGCAGGCGCCCATATACACCATTCCTTCAAGGCGACTCGGTGCTCTTGAGCACCCAATGATCATCAAAAATCTCGACAAAGGCATCAAGACCTTAGGTCAGAACAATGCTTTCCAAGCCGTAAGTTGCATCACATGAAAGTTCACAATTTAATACTTACAATCTCTCAGATTCTCGACTCGGCCAGTCCCCAAATCTCTGTGCCTCTCTACCTCAGACCAGATAATCCCACCGCCCGCCCTCTCACCTCCCACAACGCCCTCACCCACAATGTCGTCCTCAAAGTCACAGTCCCCAAGCGAACAGGTCGCAAGCGCAAAAGAGGAACCGACGATCCCTGGGAAGGTGAAGTCCTCCCTCCATCCGACTCGTCAGAGGTCCTCTCCCGCGATCGACTGGACCACCCAGCCATCATCCGCCGCAAACTCCAAGATAATCCCACGACCTACACCGTCACCCCAGTCGGCAtaatcaacaacacccaccgCTATCGCGGCCTCGCCGACTTTCAGTACTCCCTCTCTCACTCTAAGTTCATGAACAAGTTCGTCTCCAACGTCTTGCCGGGtgacatcaacaaactcaAGAACTTCTCTTTGGCTCCCGGGATTGAAACAGGCAAAGACATCGATTTGATCCCACCCCCTTATTTCACCCCAATGTCGCTGCCTTTTAGTTATGGGtacaaccaaaacccccacaCAAAGGAACTTGCCTCTGGTGGCTCAAAACTTGTCCCAGACGGGGTGGACGATAActctgacgaggacgatgaatACGCCCGTGTGGTCAACGTCACAGCCCGCGGCCCAGCAGCGGGTTACTTCATCGCCCAGGATGAATACCCTGTGCCCACGGCACCCAAAAAACAACCCGACATGACGGACCCCCAAATCGCCGCGATTATCAATGAAATGCGTGTTGCCATGGAGGAGAGACCAATCTGGACACGCAGGTCGATGTGGAATCGGCTTGGTGCCAAGTTCGCGGAACTACCCAAGAATGGCGGGCTGGTGAGGCATTGTCTGCAGTTTGCGGGGTATCAGTTCAAGGGGGGCCCGTGGAGGGATGCGCTGGTGAAGTACGGCTTGGATCCGAGATCTGACCCCAAGTATAGGGTATATCAGACTTTGATATTCAAGTTGCACAAGACGAGAATTGGGAGTGTGGGACGGAGCTGGcaggcggtgaggaggaatgaGATTTCGGTGACGAATTTTGGGAGGTACtggagggagttgggggtgggcAATGGGGCTCCGAGGatgggtgggagggtggatgaggcgTTGTTGAGGACGCATGTGTTTGACGGGGAGAGTTTCAGCACGGATGGGAAGGTGTGGCAGGTGATTGATATTACTGATCCGCTGCTGAAGAGCTTGTTTGAGGGGGCCGAGGTGAGGCAGGTTTGTGATAATGAGGTTAGTGGCTTCTATCACCGGGTTTTGTGGTCGGTGGCGAAGGCGATTATGAAGACGAAGATGTTGGCGGTGAGGTTCAACCGGGAGTTGAGGGATGAGGACTTTTcggcggcgttggaggcgGTTAGGGGCCCTGAAAACGGcggcgatgggggtgggggta from Podospora pseudoanserina strain CBS 124.78 chromosome 2, whole genome shotgun sequence includes the following:
- a CDS encoding hypothetical protein (EggNog:ENOG503P5FU; COG:S); the encoded protein is MNTVKSFWAGWGALCLAGGGAYYFAKQGIDADRRARLEEQRKRKSMVESLEYSQNVPTQPISSSAMGGSASVPPRQGTPARTDTVGSPSLETGNDPAPTRHAPATEAERVVEKSKYEASVPFRSPKGDRFS
- a CDS encoding hypothetical protein (EggNog:ENOG503Q41A; COG:S), with translation MESASKELTISKTLLTSALFRPDPVSCPRNDIESMLALLNSTIAECSPTNVQRCKQWALNNLIPSPNRISNFCKYLVALSKSIGQDKDVTAQSASNRVSSARRRRLHILYILNDLLYHVKYRNRDDGFAQKLEPALPALFKSAAAFNNCPKHIRKLRDLVSLWEENQYFPQGHIHELRTAVETPVEEDAAKDAEQTVASDASAAKLAKSAPFIMPAMHGDPSVPWYDLPAGTWLPHLQKNSTKSINPSVIKPLELVKGPAEPNLVEAVKSLLLDIDKIYSNEADFGETPRDIGQMGEVVEIDEITGDIIGGDTYYGWSRQFCNNMKARKRNGGRQNERDDSRGRRRTRSSRSYSRSPSRSRSRSGRRGGHSVSSRSSDRPAFKRQRVSESPPSGRSRSRRRRRDASRSRSESRNRSRSHTDQSRSRSRSRSHSSRGARSRRHRSRSCSRSRSRSRSRSRSRSLSRSRTHSGRSRSPIGSFPKSPSYFPPPSRDRISQPGHQAYPSQPPPPLQTQPVYVPPTGNFPGGYLPPNYLGAGLPMPLPPPPNYTGPWPPAPPPPGGIPQGFFSGIPPPPPPPPPPPGMGMGFQGVGLGGGVMECRLLFRRRRGRRRGIRVGGSRDVGK
- the RTS1 gene encoding serine/threonine-protein phosphatase 2A 56 kDa regulatory subunit delta isoform (COG:T; BUSCO:EOG09261T98; EggNog:ENOG503NTWN), producing the protein MKRFSQRVLSRGRDRDSSKSSKKNKDSKDGTASPNSKDANQSPNLTPSSSTSTLNKPLPPNSAVHDDHGNATLNAQVGAGQNAGGPDRFGSLGGQTTGPNGGSTPVRHGTLPPTVIISPSAPHVPPPGAAETMPHDLAPPKAGQKSLMFDRLHQTPKDVLEGPKTPRRQHSSRFDISAHRELEKLPGFHEVPPGRREDLFMKKIDQCNVIFDFNDASADMKSKEIKRLALHELLDYVANNRQVITEPMYPVVVGMFAKNLFRPIPPPMNPQGEAFDPEEDEPVLEVAWPHIQVVYEFFLRFIESQDFNTNIAKAYIDHSFVLQLLELFDSEDPRERDFLKTTLHRIYGKFLNLRSFIRRSINNVFFQFTYETERFNGIAELLEILGSIINGFALPLKEEHKLFLTRVLIPLHKVKSLSMYHPQLAYCIVQFLEKDASLTEEVVLGLLRYWPKVNSTKEVMFLNEVEDIFEVMDPAEFAKVQEPLFHQLAKSVASPHFQVAERALYFWNNEYFCNLVSDNVEIILPIMFAPLYENSKGHWNRTIHGMVYNAMKLFMEINPQLFDDCSHEYTEQQNSASAREALRERKWAAIAEQANRRKSLNGTSSAAGGPPTRTAVAQMPALNEVDATEDNQMRLDSLNLQDGDRRDRRPTHERQNSAGSGRGQR
- the TFC1 gene encoding tau 95 subunit of transcription factor TFIIIC (BUSCO:EOG09263GSR; EggNog:ENOG503NXDR; COG:K) — protein: MDPETQKDKEQAPIYTIPSRRLGALEHPMIIKNLDKGIKTLGQNNAFQAILDSASPQISVPLYLRPDNPTARPLTSHNALTHNVVLKVTVPKRTGRKRKRGTDDPWEGEVLPPSDSSEVLSRDRLDHPAIIRRKLQDNPTTYTVTPVGIINNTHRYRGLADFQYSLSHSKFMNKFVSNVLPGDINKLKNFSLAPGIETGKDIDLIPPPYFTPMSLPFSYGYNQNPHTKELASGGSKLVPDGVDDNSDEDDEYARVVNVTARGPAAGYFIAQDEYPVPTAPKKQPDMTDPQIAAIINEMRVAMEERPIWTRRSMWNRLGAKFAELPKNGGLVRHCLQFAGYQFKGGPWRDALVKYGLDPRSDPKYRVYQTLIFKLHKTRIGSVGRSWQAVRRNEISVTNFGRYWRELGVGNGAPRMGGRVDEALLRTHVFDGESFSTDGKVWQVIDITDPLLKSLFEGAEVRQVCDNEVSGFYHRVLWSVAKAIMKTKMLAVRFNRELRDEDFSAALEAVRGPENGGDGGGGRSIGISLPDLNLSPEECEQLRGHKMRPGVKQGTKRDRWAEKKKKTHYRVRIPLKDVEEKEARKMIWLLTRHEKKLEDEGGVIEPALAAVGVEVVGGKESSASTADKEVQKVAEKPDGVMPSIEGAGEEEEDDDEGGVLQDILDDMEEDEEGSSTSDSEEEENEGEEEEESLDSEEDLEEDEEEDEEDEDEEFDSQQVDQNRGMAIPTSKKTVTFEDGLGVVQEEFDYDEMEEEGDYDEEEEGYGDGEEFGGYNEDEEGYYDDDEDGYPEEEYYDEGGVDRADEPQH